The DNA segment TCGACGAGTTATCTATAGACCCTACACTGGTTTCGAAAACATTGATCGAAACAGTGAAGGCGCTTCAACGCGAAAACCCTAGTTTTAAAGAGATCTCAGATGATAAATTATTCGAGATTTTTAAAACTCTTAAAGCAGGAAGAATCTCTAAAGAAGCTGTGGAGGAGGTTATGCGAATTTTAGGATCTGATGAAAAACTCTCTCTAGATACAGCGCTAGATAAACTGGGTTTGCGCCAAATCACCGTTGAAGAATTAGACACAATAATTAGAGAGTGTGCGGCGAGTAATCTTCAACTAATTAGAGATAAAGGTGAACGCGCTTTCGCCCCTTTAATGGGAGAAGTTATGAAAAAGGTTCGAGGGAGAATAGACGGTCGAATAGTTTCAGAGCGTCTTAAAAAAGAGATTAACAGAATCGTTGGTGAATGAAAATGGAGTTAGAGGATTCTTTGAAAGGTTATAGAGGTAGGTTGAGAAGCCTACTAAAGTCGGCCGGTGCGAGGATATGGAGTCTTATAAGAGTGATTCGAGAAGACCAAATATTCGAAGGTGTTTTACTGCCTAGAAGTGAATTAGAAGACGATCAACATATTAATCTAAAACTTAAAAACGGGTATAATATCGGAGTTAAATATTCCCCTAATATGAAAATAGATGTTTTAGACTATAAGCCTGTATCATACCGGCTGCCTGAGAGGGAAACAGTCTTCAACCCGGATAAACCTAACGTCACTTTAATAGGCACCGGCGGAACAGTCGCCTCCAGGCTCGACTATAACACAGGCGCGGTTATCCCCGCTTTTACACCCTCCGAACTATTTTCAGCTGTTCCAGAAATAGCTGAAATATGTAATTTAACACCGAAACCTGTTATGAGTGTGCTCTCAGAGAATATGAAACCTGAGGACTGGATTAAAATAGCTAAAGAAGTTGATAAGGAGCTTACGGGAGGTTCGGTTAAAGGAGTTATCATAGCGCATGGAACAGATACAATGACTTACACGGCTTCAGCGCTCGCCTTCATGTTACGAAACCCGCCCGCACCTATCGTTTTTGTAGGCAGTCAGAGGAGTTCTGATAGACCTTCAAGCGACGCGGCTTTTAACCTTATTAACGCGTGTGTATTCGCTTCTACAA comes from the Candidatus Odinarchaeum yellowstonii genome and includes:
- the gatD gene encoding Glu-tRNA(Gln) amidotransferase subunit GatD, producing MELEDSLKGYRGRLRSLLKSAGARIWSLIRVIREDQIFEGVLLPRSELEDDQHINLKLKNGYNIGVKYSPNMKIDVLDYKPVSYRLPERETVFNPDKPNVTLIGTGGTVASRLDYNTGAVIPAFTPSELFSAVPEIAEICNLTPKPVMSVLSENMKPEDWIKIAKEVDKELTGGSVKGVIIAHGTDTMTYTASALAFMLRNPPAPIVFVGSQRSSDRPSSDAAFNLINACVFASTSDVGEVVVCMHGSSSDNYALIHRATRVRKMHSSRRDAFKSIGSIPLAKIENRRVQILLKNYRIAGAEKYEPQISLDTKVVLLYFHPGMDPNIIDYFVDKGYHGIVFMGTGLGHVSESLIPSIKRAVDNKIPVLMTTQTIWGYTGLNVYETGRKLLAAGVIPCSNLLPEVAYTKLMWVLSQTDDLKQIRSLIHMNLAGEILDREEYNGFIVLQGVEKGVEDILKNV